The genome window TTCGAGAACTGGGACCAGATGGAGAagaggcagagggcacaggggCTGGTGATGGCCCCCCTCGAACCTTTGACTGGGGTTACGAAGAACGTGGTGGTACCCACTCCTCAACTTCCCCTCTCCGAAGCCATAGCCGGGACCGCAGCCATGAGAGGAACCGGGACAGGGACCGAGATCGAGAGCGGGATCGAGACCGGGACCGAGATCGGGAACGGGACAGGGATCGGGATCGAGACCGGGAGCGGGACAGGGATCGAGAGCGAGACCGAGAGGGCCCTTTCCGCAGTGAGTGATCATGGCTGGAGGGGAAGGTGACCTCGGCGAGGGTTTAGATGGGTCCTACCAAATGGCATGTGAGATGGGCTATGTCTTGTTACTATGATTCTTGATCCCACAGGGTCAGACTCATTCCCTGAACGCCGTGCCCCTCGGAAGGGGAATACTCTCTATGTGTACGGGGAAGACATGACACCCACCCTCCTCCGTGGGGCCTTCTCTCCCTTTGGAAACATCATTGATCTCTCCATGGACCCACCCAGAAAGTAAGGATGACAACGAGGCATGATGAGAAGTCCTGAGAGATCCCTGGGGTATGGGACCTAGGGGTGGAGGCCGCGCTGCCTGCAGCAACCTGTGAGCACTGAGTTTGGTTGGGTCCAGAAGAGTCTATAGGTCCTCCACTAACCCTGTTTTCTCTTACCCCAGCTGTGCCTTCGTCACCTATGAAAAGATGGAGTCAGCAGATCAGGCTGTTGCTGAGGTTGGGACTTCCCAGATCTGTTTTTCCCATCCCTCCTGCCATCCTCATGTTTTCTCCTTAAAATACTGGGAACTAGGAGGAAATTGGTTCCTCTTGACAGAGAAAGCCTCTCCCtataaacacagaaaaacttCCATTCTCAGATCTGTAGTCAGTCTACTCCCAGGATAGCAACCCCTGGAACAACTTCTTTGGTTTTCTGTAATGTTTTCCTTCCCTAtcctctgcctcttcccctcTTCTGTTCCAGCTCAACGGGACCCAGGTAGAGTCCGTGCAGCTCAAAGTCAACATAGCCCGCAAACAGCCCATGCTGGACGCCGCTACTGGCAAGTCTGTCTGGGGCTCCCTTGGTAAGAATTGGATTTTTTCCTGCCCTCTTTCCACAACCCAccacgtctttttttttttttttttttttttttttgagacagagtctcgctttgttgcccaggctagagtgggtgccatggcgtcagcctagctcacagcaacctcaaactcctgggctcaagcgatcctcctgcctcagcctcccgagtagctgggactacaggcatgcactaccatgcccggccaattttttgtatatatattagttggccaattaatttgtttctatttatagtagagacggggtctcgctcttgctcagggtggtttcgaactcctgaccttgagcaatccgcccgcctcggcctcccagagtgctaggattacaggcgtgagccaccgcgcccagcccaccaCGTCTTTTTGTTCCCCCGTACATGCCTGGATTCCCTGGAGGGGATAGAGGTCAGAATTTGTGTGGAGGCTATGGAAATGGGAAGGAGAATTGCCAGGCTCTATTAGTTAGAGgtaaaggaagaaggagagaaaaggattGAAAACTCCCAAAGCAATGACAGAAACAGGTAAGAAAATGGGAGTTGGAGTCAGTTTGGTGAGGAAGATGACCATCTCATGAAGCGGGTTCATTTTGAGAGAGTGTAGAGGggatttcatatttaaaattagg of Microcebus murinus isolate Inina chromosome 5, M.murinus_Inina_mat1.0, whole genome shotgun sequence contains these proteins:
- the NELFE gene encoding negative elongation factor E produces the protein MLVIPPGLSEEEEALQKKFNKLKKKKKALLALKKQSSSSTASQGGVKRSLSEQPVVDTATATEQAKQLVKSGAISAIKAETKNSGFKRSRTLEGKLKDPEKGPVPTFQPFQRSISADDDLQESSRRPQRKSLYESFVSSSDRLRELGPDGEEAEGTGAGDGPPRTFDWGYEERGGTHSSTSPLRSHSRDRSHERNRDRDRDRERDRDRDRDRERDRDRDRDRERDRDRERDREGPFRRSDSFPERRAPRKGNTLYVYGEDMTPTLLRGAFSPFGNIIDLSMDPPRNCAFVTYEKMESADQAVAELNGTQVESVQLKVNIARKQPMLDAATGKSVWGSLAVQNSPKGCHRDKRTQIVYSDDIYKENLVDGF